ACAACAGCCAAGATGCTGGATATCCTCAAAGAACATGATGTAGAAGCCACATTTTTTGTCTTAGGTAGTAATGTCAGCCGTTTTCCCAAGTTACTGAAGCGAGTTGCCAAGGAAGGCCATGCCATTGGCAATCACACCTGGAGTCATAAATATGGTTATCACCCGCCAGCGCTAGCTCAACGCGAGATTCAACGGACTGCTGAGGAAATAGAGAAACATACCGGATTTAGAACCTCTCTCTTCCGCCCACCGGGTGGCTTCCTGCACAATGGACTCGTGGCCCATGTTCGCGCCCAAAAGTATGTCACGCTTATGTGGACGGTGGACGATACCTATCGAGGTACGGTTGACCAAGCCATTGATAACGTTGTCAAGAATGCTTCACCGGGAGGCATTGTGCTGATGCATGATGGCGGTGGCGATCGAAAGCTAATGATCCAAGCATTGCCTCATATCATCACTCGCCTCAGACAGCAGGGCTATCGGCTAGTGACCATTCCCCAATTGTTAGAAATGGCAAAAAAATAATTTGGGACTTGGATAGTCACTGATAACCCCTTCCTGTTGCCCAGAATCTTGCAGGTTGAGCAATAGTAGATTGATATACTACGCTCACCCCCAGCGATTTATCATCTCTTGGTAATTGATTTAGAGCAAAAAATAGCTAAATTACGGGCTTCTCTCAGGCCTGGGCAGCAAGAATTAGCAGATTGGCAAGCCGGTCCGCTTGCTGTTTCTGCTGTCCCAGGCGCAGGGAAATCCTATGGCATGGCGGTAGCTGCAGCGATTACCCTTGGGCGTAAAAACCTCAACCGTGCCCAACAGCTCGTAATTGTTACTTTCACTCGCTCAGCGGCAACACATCTCAAACAACAGGTTCGTAAACATTTACGCGAGCTACAGCTGCCCTTAGGTGGGTTTACCGTGCAAACCTTACATGGGTTAGCCCTCAATATTGCCTCCCGTCATCCCCAACTTTCGGGGATTCATTTAGACCAAGTCACCCTGATTACCCCCAACCGCCACCATCGCCTCTTGCGCCAATGCGTCGAACAATGGGTGGCGGATCATCCTCAGGCGTACCAAGAGCTTCTGGTTCGAGGAGCCTTTGACGGAGAAGAAACAGAGCGGTTACGTCGGCAGTCAGTGTTGAGATCGGATTGTTTGCCGGAGTTGGCTGCGATCGCAATTCGTGAAGCCAAAAGTTCGGGACTCAGCCCTCAGCAGCTCTATGCTTTAGCCGAACAGGTGCAAGATGAGGTATCTGTACTTGCCATTGCCGCTGGTCTTTACGAACGATACCAACGACTACTCGAAGCTCAACAGCTCATTGACTATGACGATATGATCCTAGCGGCTTTGCAGGTGCTCGATAACCAGAGCGCTCGCCAAGTCTGGCAAAAACAAGTCTTTGCCGTATTCGAAGACGAAGCCCAGGATTCAACCCCACTCCAATTCCGTTTACTGAACGGATTAGCTAGTCACGAGGCCTCCAAAGCAAAACCCAATCTAGTCCGCGTTGGCGATCCCAACCAAGCCATCAACTCCACCTTTACCCCTGCCGATCCCATTTTCTTCCGAGACTTCTGTCAACAGAGCCAGGCTCAACAGCGATTAGCAACCATGAATCAGGCCGGACGCAGCTCTGCCATCATCATTCAGGCTGCTAATTTTATGCTGGACTGGATCAATCAGTCTCAGTTAGCAGGACAAGAACAACCCTTTCAACCTCAGACGATTCAAACGGTGACCAAGCACGATCCTCAAGCCAACGCAAATCCAGCTCATGAAGGACGAGGACTAGAGATATACACACCTGAAGATGTTTACCAAACGGCTGATCTCATCGGCCAGCGGGTCTGCCAACTGCTGACGGATCACCCAGACGCAAATGCAGCCATCCTAGTTCGGGAAAATAAACAAGGGAGCTTTCTAGCAGAGCGTCTTAATCACCCGGATCAAATGGTGACTCTAGCCGCTCATGGCATTGAAATCCTCGATGTGGGAGGTGGCAGCCGCCAGACGCAAGTTCCCTTTGAAATGCTGACCATTTTGCAGTTTTTGGCCCGTCCCCATTCTCCCAACACCCTCAAAGCAGCCCTGCAAATTTTCGTCGATCGGCAACTCATCCCAGCCCAAGAGGTCCATCCTTTAGCCAGTCAACCTGAAATTTTCCTCTATCCAGGCCCGTTAGATCCACCCCAGTCGGAGCAGGTGCAGGAAGCCAGTAGTTTTTGCTGCAAGCTGTTGCGATCGCGGTGGGAATTGCCCCATTATCGGCTGATTTCTTTTTTAGCCCTATCCCTGAAATACAATCCCGCCGAGCTAGCCACTGCCGATAAATTAGCAGCACGACTCGCACAACAAACCCAAGGGGCACCGTCGATGACAACGACCTTGCCCATTTTGCAAGAACTCATCAGTGCCGAACGGTTCGATCCCGTTGACGTCGAAGATGTTGAGTCTCAATATTTGCGCCCTCGCCAACTCACAATCATTACCATGCACAAAGCTAAGGGGCTGGATTGGGATTTTGTATTTCTGCCGTTTCTACATGCCCGCATTATTCCAGGGGAACTAAGAATTCCTGCCCCTAGCCAATTCCTTGGTCCTTTCAGTTTGGCAGAAGTGGCTCGCGCACAAATCCGAGCTAATGTCCACAAGCAGTTTCCACTACCGAATATGGAAGAGGCATGGCAACGGGCTAGCGATCTTAAACGTGCAGAAGAATTTCGTCTACTCTATGTTGCCATGACCCGAGCCAAACGACTGTTATGGATGTCTGCAGCCCAACAAGCCCCCTACAATTGGAACTGGTTTGACTGGCAACGCCAAACTAAGCTAGACAAGCAGACTCCTTGTCCTGTCCTGAGGCCCTTACAGGCTCAATTCCAATCCGATCACCCCCCTAACTCAACGCCGTCCAGGATTTGAACTCCACCTATGCTGAATCAAATGCTGCTTCTACAGACAGCATAAATGAGGATCGTTGTTCTTGTTATACTTCTTCGTAGTACATTGAAGCATAGAAGCCATACTATTCCTCTTCAACATCTGTAAATCAGTTCTCTATGGCAATACAGCTAAACTCTGTGGTCCCCTTTGGGCGCTCACGGAATGAATACATCAAAATGTTTAATCTCACGGCGGCTGATTTAAGCCGTTCAATGCTAGGGGCGGGAGATGGTCCTGCAAGTTTTAATGCTGAGTCCACTCCCCTGGGGAGCAAAATTATTTCTGTCGATCCGATCTATGAATTGAGCGGTGCAGCCATTCAGCAGAGATTTGAAACCGTTCTAGATGACATTATCAATCAGGTCAAAGCAACGTCTCAAGATTGGGTTTGGTCCTATCATTCATCTCCCGAAGACCTCCGTCACAATCGTATTCAAGCCATGCAGACTTTCCTGCAAGATTATGAGCTGGGAAAACAACAAGGTCGGTATCAAACTGCAGCATTACCCACACTGCCATTTCCTGATCAAACCTTTGAACTCGCATTGTGTTCCCATTTTCTCTTCTTATATTCCCAGCAGTATGATGTGGCTTTTCATCTAGCGTCCATTCGTGAACTGCTGCGAATCAGCGCTGAAGTGCGCATCTTTCCTTTGCTAACGTTGATGCTGGAACCCTCGCCCTACCTCCAACCTATTATTCAAGCTTGTCAAGATTGGGGATATGCTACCTCCATTGAAACCGTTGGTTATGAGTTACAGAAAGGGGGGAATCAAATGCTGGTCATCCATGCCCCCTAGCTGGACTCAACACACCACTACCCAATCCCTGGGCTCCAAGCAGTCTTGTTCAACACGATGCCAACAGCCTATGGTCAGCAGAAAAAATCCCAAATGATTGAAATCTCAGTCAAGCCAACAGAATTTTGCATAATTAAGAGAGCTTCCGGTCACAAAGCCAGAGATTGGTTCTGCCCGGTTGATGTCTTATCTCTTTCCTATGCGAGTGACTTCTACTTCCCCCAATACTGATGAGGCCATCAAAACCCGTAAGGCCGACCATCTCCGCATCTGTTTAGATGACAAAGTCCAGTGCAAATCAATCACCACTGGTTTTGAACAGTACCGTTTCCAACACTGCTGCTTACCAGAGTTAGCTCTGGAAGATATCCAGTTATCTACAACCTTTTTAGGTAAGCCTTTGGGAGCACCGCTGTTGATCTCATCCATGACAGGGGGAACTGAGCTAGCCAAAACCATTAATCAGCGGTTAGCGATCGTTGCTCAAGAGTTCAAGATTGCCATGGGCGTGGGATCACAACGAGTGGCTATGGAACATCCTCAAGTTGCGGATACCTTTGCCGTGCGATCCCATGCACCAGACATTCCCCTATTTGCCAACTTAGGAGCAGTCCAGCTTAACTATGGCTATAACTTAGATGCCTGCCGCCGCAGCATTGATTTACTAGAAGCCGATGCCTTAATTTTGCACCTCAATCCTCTCCAAGAATGCATTCAAAGTCGCGGCGATACCAACTTCCGCAATCTGTTTACGCAAATTGGCAAACTCTGCCAACAGCTCCCTGTTCCTGTCATTGTCAAAGAAGTTGGCAACGGTATTTCTGCTCCTTTAGCCATACGCTTAGTGGAAGTTGGTGTCGCGGCTATTGATGTAGCCGGTGCGGGCGGCACGTCCTGGGCCAAAGTCGAAGGAGAACGGGCAGAAGATATCCGTCAGCGTCGACTCGGCCAAACCTTCTCAGATTGGGGTTTACCCACCGCAGAATGTGTGGCGTCCATTTTTCAAGCCAATTCTAAGATCCCATTAATTGCCTCTGGTGGCCTACGCAATGGCCTCGATGCTGCTAAAGCACTGGCCCTAGGAGCTGATATAGCAGGAATGGCTTATCCATTCTTACAAGCTGCCCA
The genomic region above belongs to Acaryochloris sp. CCMEE 5410 and contains:
- the fni gene encoding type 2 isopentenyl-diphosphate Delta-isomerase; translation: MSYLFPMRVTSTSPNTDEAIKTRKADHLRICLDDKVQCKSITTGFEQYRFQHCCLPELALEDIQLSTTFLGKPLGAPLLISSMTGGTELAKTINQRLAIVAQEFKIAMGVGSQRVAMEHPQVADTFAVRSHAPDIPLFANLGAVQLNYGYNLDACRRSIDLLEADALILHLNPLQECIQSRGDTNFRNLFTQIGKLCQQLPVPVIVKEVGNGISAPLAIRLVEVGVAAIDVAGAGGTSWAKVEGERAEDIRQRRLGQTFSDWGLPTAECVASIFQANSKIPLIASGGLRNGLDAAKALALGADIAGMAYPFLQAAHESEAALHTLMDMLIAELETVLFCTGNATIADLQASPCLLQSP
- a CDS encoding polysaccharide deacetylase family protein, whose protein sequence is MFGKNLRVRVVNRQYAGLAAACLCLGVGSLILQTTLNQVSIGGIPEDISGLEENTLITESDSGFRLALKKIDDMDRKQRRHYHPPVKFQGLTINGVRLPTNKKVIALTFDDGPWPKTTAKMLDILKEHDVEATFFVLGSNVSRFPKLLKRVAKEGHAIGNHTWSHKYGYHPPALAQREIQRTAEEIEKHTGFRTSLFRPPGGFLHNGLVAHVRAQKYVTLMWTVDDTYRGTVDQAIDNVVKNASPGGIVLMHDGGGDRKLMIQALPHIITRLRQQGYRLVTIPQLLEMAKK
- a CDS encoding ATP-dependent helicase; translated protein: MVIDLEQKIAKLRASLRPGQQELADWQAGPLAVSAVPGAGKSYGMAVAAAITLGRKNLNRAQQLVIVTFTRSAATHLKQQVRKHLRELQLPLGGFTVQTLHGLALNIASRHPQLSGIHLDQVTLITPNRHHRLLRQCVEQWVADHPQAYQELLVRGAFDGEETERLRRQSVLRSDCLPELAAIAIREAKSSGLSPQQLYALAEQVQDEVSVLAIAAGLYERYQRLLEAQQLIDYDDMILAALQVLDNQSARQVWQKQVFAVFEDEAQDSTPLQFRLLNGLASHEASKAKPNLVRVGDPNQAINSTFTPADPIFFRDFCQQSQAQQRLATMNQAGRSSAIIIQAANFMLDWINQSQLAGQEQPFQPQTIQTVTKHDPQANANPAHEGRGLEIYTPEDVYQTADLIGQRVCQLLTDHPDANAAILVRENKQGSFLAERLNHPDQMVTLAAHGIEILDVGGGSRQTQVPFEMLTILQFLARPHSPNTLKAALQIFVDRQLIPAQEVHPLASQPEIFLYPGPLDPPQSEQVQEASSFCCKLLRSRWELPHYRLISFLALSLKYNPAELATADKLAARLAQQTQGAPSMTTTLPILQELISAERFDPVDVEDVESQYLRPRQLTIITMHKAKGLDWDFVFLPFLHARIIPGELRIPAPSQFLGPFSLAEVARAQIRANVHKQFPLPNMEEAWQRASDLKRAEEFRLLYVAMTRAKRLLWMSAAQQAPYNWNWFDWQRQTKLDKQTPCPVLRPLQAQFQSDHPPNSTPSRI